A window of the Cloacibacillus sp. An23 genome harbors these coding sequences:
- a CDS encoding putative ABC transporter permease → MPVELSTTAQYMLVFWSYCFLGWVWESLLVSCERRRWVNRGFLFGPWIPIYGFGAVIILCSTEPFRTSALLVFFSGMTSSTTLEYVTGWAMEKIFQVRYWDYSKRRFNINGYVCLRASLTWGVFSVLLVDAVEPPLVRLISSIPIPVSDMLNLALTALFAADVVKSVQAASGLKELLQNISSNNERLAAAESRLNSAAAELGANMAGLKEKLASVEAAFAARREAARERGEERREKGLQLLLKLIERERRAKYDRIHMMESKASAALEMIERAAASARTDEEKARLARHAAALKELREAMRSAETELASYRDRDYRRALSLLRRNPTAASSRHSAAFDKLRRIDEDAARR, encoded by the coding sequence ATGCCGGTGGAACTGTCGACGACGGCCCAATATATGCTCGTTTTCTGGAGCTACTGTTTTCTCGGATGGGTATGGGAATCTCTGCTCGTATCGTGCGAGCGGCGCAGATGGGTCAACAGGGGCTTCCTGTTCGGCCCGTGGATACCTATATACGGATTCGGCGCCGTCATCATACTTTGCTCGACAGAGCCGTTCCGCACCAGCGCGCTGCTCGTGTTTTTCTCGGGAATGACCAGCTCGACGACTCTCGAATACGTCACGGGCTGGGCTATGGAGAAGATATTTCAGGTGCGCTACTGGGACTACAGCAAGCGGCGCTTCAACATCAACGGCTACGTATGCCTGCGCGCGTCGCTCACGTGGGGAGTTTTTTCCGTGCTTCTCGTCGATGCCGTGGAGCCGCCGCTCGTCCGCCTCATAAGCTCGATTCCGATACCAGTCTCGGACATGCTGAACCTCGCCCTGACCGCGCTCTTCGCTGCGGACGTCGTTAAATCGGTGCAGGCGGCCTCCGGCCTTAAAGAGCTGCTTCAGAACATATCTTCGAACAACGAACGGCTCGCCGCGGCCGAATCGCGGCTGAACAGCGCGGCGGCCGAGCTCGGCGCGAACATGGCGGGACTGAAAGAAAAGCTCGCCTCCGTCGAAGCCGCCTTCGCCGCGCGCAGAGAGGCGGCCCGCGAACGCGGCGAGGAGAGGCGCGAGAAGGGGCTGCAGCTGCTGCTTAAACTTATCGAGCGCGAACGCCGCGCGAAATACGACCGCATACATATGATGGAGAGCAAGGCTTCCGCCGCGCTCGAGATGATAGAGCGCGCCGCGGCCTCCGCGCGCACCGACGAAGAGAAGGCCCGCCTCGCGCGCCACGCAGCCGCGCTGAAAGAGCTGCGCGAAGCGATGCGCAGCGCGGAGACTGAACTCGCCTCATACAGGGACCGCGACTACCGCCGCGCGCTCTCGCTGCTGCGCCGCAACCCGACCGCGGCCTCCAGCCGCCACAGCGCCGCGTTCGACAAACTTCGCAGGATAGACGAGGACGCCGCGCGGCGGTAG
- a CDS encoding threonine/serine exporter family protein: MQAQIIQTIMGMIASACFAVLFGVRDRKLAWIAAGSGAGWAVYLVCVGLGHGMYWGLFWASLFVSALSEVLARVVRTPVILLLVPMLIPEFPGKDLYYTMYHFVRNNYDEFAETSNMVLLEAGAIATGIILASCAAKLAWSITAHVSHRNNGRCG, from the coding sequence GTGCAGGCGCAGATAATCCAGACGATAATGGGAATGATAGCCTCGGCATGCTTCGCCGTGCTTTTCGGCGTGCGCGACAGAAAGCTCGCGTGGATCGCCGCCGGAAGCGGCGCGGGCTGGGCGGTGTATCTGGTCTGCGTCGGCCTCGGACACGGCATGTACTGGGGGCTTTTCTGGGCGAGCCTCTTCGTCTCCGCGCTCAGCGAAGTGCTGGCGCGAGTGGTCAGGACGCCGGTCATCCTTCTGCTGGTTCCGATGCTCATCCCGGAATTTCCCGGGAAAGACCTCTACTACACTATGTACCACTTCGTCAGAAACAACTACGACGAATTCGCCGAGACTTCCAACATGGTGCTGCTCGAAGCGGGAGCCATAGCGACGGGCATAATCCTGGCCTCATGCGCCGCGAAACTGGCGTGGAGCATAACGGCCCACGTCTCGCACAGAAACAACGGAAGATGCGGATGA
- a CDS encoding threonine/serine exporter family protein: MTVPAPDGQRENQMDSRLSMIMDMGEILLTSGAEVSRVEDTITRLCRAYGFERADVFTITSSIIVTAAAPGGGSCTQTRRIRERGTDLGKVEKINALSRRICAEPLALSELEREISEIRGAKGTPRSVQLAMYVTISFALSVFFGGSWADGAASAVSGAILFAALYACSALKLNDIVGTTLCSAATALAVVLLVKAGLGDQPDKIMIGNIMLVIPGRQLTNSLRDMIGGDTISGLLNLSEALMRAIFVAMGFALVVFVM; the protein is encoded by the coding sequence ATGACGGTTCCGGCTCCGGACGGACAGCGCGAAAATCAGATGGACAGCCGCCTCTCCATGATAATGGACATGGGCGAGATACTCCTGACCTCCGGGGCTGAAGTCAGCCGCGTAGAGGACACGATCACGCGGCTGTGCCGCGCCTACGGCTTCGAACGCGCCGACGTCTTCACGATAACGTCGAGCATCATCGTCACAGCCGCCGCGCCCGGCGGCGGATCCTGCACGCAGACGCGCCGCATACGCGAACGCGGGACCGACCTGGGCAAGGTGGAAAAGATAAACGCTCTGTCGCGCCGAATATGCGCGGAGCCGCTCGCTCTTTCGGAGCTTGAGCGCGAAATATCGGAGATCCGCGGCGCGAAGGGGACGCCGCGAAGCGTTCAGCTCGCGATGTACGTGACGATCTCCTTCGCGCTATCGGTCTTCTTCGGCGGCTCGTGGGCCGACGGAGCGGCCTCTGCGGTGTCCGGCGCGATACTCTTCGCCGCGCTGTACGCATGTTCCGCGCTGAAGCTCAACGACATCGTTGGAACGACGCTGTGCAGCGCGGCGACAGCGCTCGCCGTGGTGCTGCTCGTAAAAGCCGGCCTCGGAGACCAGCCGGATAAAATAATGATAGGAAACATAATGCTGGTGATCCCGGGACGCCAGCTCACCAACTCGCTGCGCGACATGATAGGCGGCGACACGATAAGCGGACTGCTCAACCTCTCCGAGGCTCTGATGCGCGCCATATTCGTGGCGATGGGGTTCGCGCTCGTGGTATTCGTTATGTAG
- a CDS encoding dicarboxylate/amino acid:cation symporter, with translation MKKLSLGTKIVIGIVIGLAIGFASPRAAEFLSPLGDVFLRMLKMLIVPLVFFSITSGICKMGDVKQLITVGLRFWLWIIVTSGFAAFVGVIAGLITQPGSGTTEFLQYSGEVKSVTYSFIDNIISWFPENIVVAMYNADMLQIIVFSLFLGVALLCLGKRVELVISFIDQASETMLKITEFVMAFSPIGIASLMATMVSTVSSATMYEVIGFMITDNICAVLILFVMYPVLVKVLGGLNGILFMKKITAPMLVAITTTSSAATLPVSIRTAEEKLGIPENVYGFTLPLGNTCGMNGFALFVGLCCVFASNLYGFELTIGRIFQFVFLGIILSIGAAGVKGAGVVMSVVLMEALGMPLSLIPILAAIWPTIDPAHTVLNNVGDLAGTVIISNRLGLMDTKVFNDTSK, from the coding sequence GTGAAAAAGTTGTCTTTGGGTACCAAAATCGTCATCGGTATTGTGATAGGCCTGGCTATCGGCTTCGCTTCGCCGCGCGCTGCTGAGTTCCTCTCTCCGCTTGGCGACGTCTTCCTGCGAATGTTGAAGATGCTCATTGTTCCGCTTGTCTTCTTCAGCATCACGAGCGGGATATGCAAGATGGGCGACGTCAAGCAGCTTATTACGGTCGGCCTCCGCTTCTGGCTGTGGATTATCGTGACTTCAGGATTCGCCGCCTTCGTCGGCGTCATCGCAGGGCTCATCACCCAGCCAGGCTCCGGCACAACGGAGTTCCTTCAATATTCGGGCGAGGTTAAATCAGTCACTTACAGCTTTATAGACAACATAATCTCGTGGTTCCCAGAAAATATCGTCGTTGCGATGTATAACGCCGACATGCTCCAGATAATCGTCTTCTCCCTCTTCCTCGGCGTCGCGCTGCTGTGCCTTGGCAAGCGTGTAGAACTCGTGATCTCGTTTATCGACCAGGCTAGCGAAACGATGCTAAAAATCACCGAGTTCGTCATGGCCTTCTCTCCGATAGGCATCGCCTCCCTCATGGCGACGATGGTCAGCACCGTCAGCAGCGCCACGATGTACGAAGTCATCGGATTCATGATAACCGACAACATCTGCGCGGTGCTGATACTCTTCGTCATGTACCCGGTGCTCGTCAAAGTTCTCGGCGGACTCAACGGGATCCTCTTCATGAAGAAGATCACCGCGCCTATGCTCGTCGCCATCACGACCACTTCGTCCGCGGCGACTCTGCCCGTCTCGATACGCACGGCGGAAGAGAAGCTCGGCATCCCGGAGAACGTCTACGGCTTCACCCTGCCTCTCGGCAACACCTGCGGAATGAACGGTTTCGCACTCTTCGTCGGCCTCTGCTGCGTATTCGCCTCGAACCTCTACGGATTTGAGCTGACGATAGGCCGTATCTTCCAGTTCGTATTCCTCGGCATAATCCTTTCGATAGGCGCTGCGGGCGTCAAGGGCGCGGGCGTCGTTATGTCGGTCGTGCTTATGGAAGCGCTCGGAATGCCGCTCAGCCTTATCCCGATACTCGCGGCGATATGGCCGACGATAGACCCGGCGCACACCGTACTGAACAACGTCGGCGACCTCGCCGGAACCGTTATCATATCGAACCGCCTCGGCCTCATGGATACGAAGGTCTTCAACGATACAAGCAAATAA
- a CDS encoding cation-translocating P-type ATPase — MKEYLSSYEEVLREQGSSPEGLSGREAAERLERFGRNKLKEGEKTPLWRRFLDELADPMIIILIVAAVISGVTAFYEGESYADVIIIMFVVVINAVLGVVQESKAEAAIAALQEIAAATSKALRDGKLTTLKSEELVPGDVVLLEAGDSVPADGRIIECASMKIEEAALTGESVPVNKTADVLNLGGEKDVPLGDRKNMVYMGSTVVYGRGAAVVTGTGMNTEMGKIADALANAKEEETPLQIKLNQLSKFLTVLVVGICAVIFAVGLFRANGSDGGINGDAVLSTFMVAVSLAVAAIPEGLAAVVTIVLSIGVTNMSRRNAIIRKLTAVETLGCTQIICSDKTGTLTQNKMTVVEHSADDEKILETAMALCSDASIDPDTGEAVGEPTECALVNDANKNGLPKTKLMEEYPRIGEAPFDSMRKMMSTVHKTKDGRMIQFTKGAPDEVLKRCASALVGGKAVPMTDEIRASIIKSNKEMADKALRVLCGAMREWDKAPDNFEPDYLERELTYIGLSGMIDPVRPEVKPAIVECRGAGIRPIMITGDHKDTAVAIAKELGIISDASQAITGAQLNEISDGQFKEDIEKYSVYARVQPEHKVRIVTAWKAKGKITAMTGDGVNDAPSIKSADIGVGMGITGTDVTKNVADMVLADDNFATIVSAVEEGRRIYANIRKAIQFLLASNLAEVLAIFFATLIGFTILEPVHLLWINLITDCFPALALGMEKSEPDIMKRPPRDPREGIFAGGMGFDVFFQGAIVTALVMVSYIVGHYVESGTWEFTNSHDGTTMAFLTLSMVEIFHSLNMRSRRGSIFTLKTHNVFLYAAMLVSLVLTTVVIEVPFVAAAFNFTPIDLHEYAIALGLAVLIIPIMEIVKFVQRRLGV, encoded by the coding sequence ATGAAAGAATATCTATCGTCATACGAAGAAGTCCTGAGGGAGCAGGGCTCTTCGCCGGAGGGGCTTTCCGGCCGCGAGGCGGCGGAACGCCTCGAACGTTTCGGAAGGAACAAGCTGAAGGAGGGGGAGAAGACCCCTCTCTGGAGACGCTTCCTCGACGAACTCGCCGACCCGATGATAATAATCCTCATCGTTGCGGCGGTCATTTCAGGCGTTACCGCGTTTTACGAGGGCGAGTCCTACGCCGACGTCATAATCATCATGTTCGTCGTCGTCATCAACGCCGTGCTCGGAGTAGTGCAGGAGAGCAAAGCCGAGGCCGCCATCGCCGCGCTGCAGGAGATAGCCGCCGCGACGAGCAAGGCGCTGCGCGACGGGAAGCTTACAACGCTCAAAAGCGAAGAGCTCGTCCCCGGCGACGTGGTGCTCCTCGAAGCCGGAGACTCCGTCCCAGCCGACGGACGGATAATCGAATGCGCAAGCATGAAGATAGAGGAAGCCGCACTCACCGGAGAATCCGTCCCTGTCAATAAAACGGCGGACGTACTCAATCTCGGCGGCGAAAAAGACGTGCCGCTCGGCGACCGCAAAAATATGGTCTATATGGGTTCGACGGTAGTCTACGGACGCGGCGCGGCGGTAGTCACAGGCACGGGCATGAATACCGAAATGGGCAAGATAGCCGACGCTCTCGCCAACGCCAAGGAAGAGGAGACGCCGCTCCAGATAAAGCTGAACCAGCTCAGCAAATTCCTCACCGTCCTAGTCGTCGGGATATGCGCCGTGATTTTCGCCGTCGGCCTCTTCCGCGCGAACGGCTCCGACGGTGGGATAAACGGCGACGCCGTCCTATCGACCTTCATGGTCGCAGTATCGCTCGCCGTCGCCGCCATCCCGGAGGGGCTCGCCGCAGTCGTCACGATAGTGTTGTCCATAGGCGTCACCAACATGTCGCGGCGCAACGCGATTATACGCAAGCTCACCGCCGTCGAGACCCTCGGCTGCACGCAGATAATCTGCTCCGACAAGACGGGCACGCTGACTCAGAACAAGATGACAGTCGTCGAACATTCCGCGGACGACGAAAAAATCCTTGAAACGGCGATGGCGCTCTGCTCCGACGCATCCATCGACCCCGACACGGGAGAAGCCGTAGGCGAGCCGACGGAATGCGCCCTCGTCAACGACGCGAACAAAAACGGCCTGCCGAAGACAAAGCTCATGGAGGAATACCCGCGCATAGGCGAAGCGCCCTTCGACTCGATGCGCAAAATGATGTCCACCGTCCACAAAACGAAAGACGGCAGAATGATCCAGTTCACCAAGGGCGCGCCCGACGAAGTGCTCAAGCGCTGCGCCTCGGCGCTCGTAGGCGGCAAAGCCGTGCCTATGACTGACGAAATACGCGCCTCGATAATCAAAAGCAACAAGGAGATGGCGGACAAGGCGCTGCGCGTCCTCTGCGGCGCGATGCGCGAATGGGACAAGGCCCCGGACAATTTCGAGCCCGACTATCTCGAGCGCGAACTCACCTACATCGGCCTCTCCGGCATGATCGACCCCGTCCGTCCCGAGGTCAAGCCCGCGATAGTAGAATGCCGCGGCGCGGGAATCCGCCCGATAATGATAACCGGCGACCACAAGGACACGGCCGTAGCGATAGCCAAGGAGCTCGGCATAATCAGCGACGCTTCGCAGGCGATTACGGGCGCTCAGCTTAACGAGATAAGCGACGGGCAGTTCAAAGAGGATATAGAGAAATACTCCGTCTACGCGCGCGTACAGCCCGAGCACAAGGTTCGCATAGTGACGGCGTGGAAGGCGAAGGGCAAGATAACGGCTATGACCGGCGACGGCGTCAACGACGCGCCCTCGATAAAGAGCGCCGACATAGGCGTAGGCATGGGCATCACGGGGACGGACGTAACGAAGAACGTCGCCGACATGGTCCTGGCCGACGACAACTTTGCGACGATAGTCTCCGCTGTGGAAGAGGGCCGCCGCATATACGCGAACATCCGCAAGGCGATACAGTTCCTGCTCGCATCCAACCTCGCTGAGGTGCTCGCGATATTTTTCGCGACGCTGATAGGCTTCACCATACTCGAGCCGGTACACCTGCTATGGATAAACCTCATCACCGACTGCTTCCCGGCGCTCGCGCTCGGCATGGAAAAGAGCGAGCCGGACATAATGAAGCGTCCGCCGCGCGACCCGCGCGAAGGGATATTCGCGGGAGGCATGGGCTTCGACGTATTCTTCCAGGGCGCGATAGTAACGGCGCTCGTCATGGTGTCGTATATAGTCGGCCACTATGTTGAAAGCGGCACATGGGAATTCACCAACAGCCACGACGGGACGACGATGGCCTTCCTCACGCTCTCGATGGTGGAGATATTCCACTCGCTCAACATGAGAAGCCGCCGCGGCTCCATCTTCACGCTCAAGACGCACAACGTATTTCTCTACGCGGCGATGCTGGTCTCGCTCGTGCTGACGACCGTAGTCATAGAAGTGCCGTTCGTAGCCGCGGCCTTCAACTTCACGCCGATAGACCTCCACGAATACGCGATAGCGCTCGGCCTCGCCGTGCTCATCATACCTATCATGGAAATCGTGAAGTTCGTGCAGAGACGGCTCGGCGTGTAG
- a CDS encoding pyridoxal phosphate-dependent aminotransferase produces the protein MITFNKEIANLQPSKSMTFMAKAKQMQATDPTVINLAGGEPDFATPKKICDELFRQVEAGYTHYTVGPGLPELREKIAKKLAEENGCNYSPEGVIVTPGGKFAIYLAVRSLVNAGDEVMYLEPGWVSYPAIIEASAALPVPVRLSLENNYKVTLEQLEQFVTDKTKVLIINYPNNPTGKTLSREEAGEVEQFMLRHPDVVLIADEIYERIVFTGYSNVSMASYPSIADRVVTVNGFSKSVAMTGWRIGYLATTPEIKNVMNKLFQHTMSCVSGFIQKAAVVALDCKDEIEEMRQSYERRRDLFVGGLNAIDSVQCSYPEGAFYAWVKFDIPGLDSEGVCEYILKEAKVVGVPGVAYGTDDSCVRFSFASSEEDLKQAVERIGAVMAAVKR, from the coding sequence ATGATAACCTTCAATAAGGAAATCGCCAACCTTCAGCCGTCGAAGTCCATGACTTTCATGGCGAAGGCGAAACAGATGCAGGCAACCGACCCGACGGTCATCAACCTCGCCGGTGGCGAGCCGGATTTTGCAACGCCAAAAAAGATATGCGACGAGCTTTTCCGCCAGGTCGAAGCCGGATACACGCACTACACCGTAGGCCCGGGCCTTCCGGAACTTCGCGAAAAGATAGCGAAGAAGCTGGCGGAGGAGAACGGGTGCAATTATTCGCCCGAAGGCGTCATCGTGACGCCCGGAGGCAAATTCGCGATATATCTCGCGGTGCGCAGCCTCGTCAACGCTGGCGACGAAGTCATGTACCTCGAACCCGGCTGGGTCTCCTATCCGGCCATCATCGAAGCGTCGGCCGCCCTGCCCGTCCCCGTGCGCCTTTCACTCGAAAACAACTATAAGGTGACGCTCGAGCAGCTCGAACAGTTCGTGACGGACAAGACGAAGGTGCTCATCATCAACTATCCGAACAACCCGACCGGAAAAACCCTCTCGCGCGAAGAGGCCGGCGAGGTCGAGCAGTTTATGCTGCGCCACCCCGACGTGGTGCTCATCGCCGACGAGATATATGAGCGCATCGTCTTCACCGGCTACAGCAACGTCAGCATGGCTTCCTACCCGTCGATAGCGGACAGGGTCGTCACTGTAAACGGATTCTCCAAGAGCGTCGCGATGACGGGCTGGCGCATAGGCTACCTAGCGACGACGCCGGAGATAAAGAACGTCATGAACAAGCTCTTCCAGCACACCATGTCATGCGTAAGCGGCTTCATCCAGAAGGCCGCCGTCGTCGCCCTCGACTGCAAGGACGAGATAGAAGAGATGCGTCAGAGCTACGAGCGCCGCCGCGACCTCTTCGTCGGAGGGCTGAACGCGATAGACAGCGTACAGTGCAGCTATCCCGAGGGAGCCTTCTACGCGTGGGTGAAGTTCGACATTCCAGGCCTCGATTCCGAAGGAGTCTGCGAGTATATACTTAAAGAAGCCAAGGTCGTCGGCGTTCCCGGCGTAGCCTATGGGACGGACGACAGCTGCGTGCGATTCTCGTTCGCGTCGAGCGAAGAGGATCTCAAGCAGGCCGTGGAGCGCATCGGCGCGGTCATGGCCGCTGTGAAGCGTTAA
- a CDS encoding D-2-hydroxyacid dehydrogenase gives MKIVVLDGYAENPGDLSWAQVEAFGETTVYDRTPFGDEDEIISRVGDAEVVLTNKTPVSARVMDSCPNMKFIGVLATGYNVIDCAHAKERGVIVANVPTYGTEAVGQFAIALLLEICSRVGHHDASVHAGKWQSCADWCYWDYPLIELAGKTIGIIGFGRIGRQTGKIAKAIGMKVLAFDRFENDEGRAIADYVQLDELLGASDVVALHCPLTPETSEIINRENIAKMKDGVIIINNSRGQLVNERDLADALESGKVRAAGLDVVSSEPIRADNPLLTAKNCIITPHISWAAKESRQRIMDCTALNIKAFLDGDPVNVVNG, from the coding sequence ATGAAAATAGTCGTACTTGACGGATACGCGGAAAATCCGGGCGACCTGAGCTGGGCTCAGGTCGAGGCGTTCGGCGAAACGACGGTCTACGACCGCACGCCGTTCGGCGACGAAGATGAGATAATATCGCGCGTCGGGGACGCGGAGGTCGTTTTGACCAACAAGACGCCTGTCTCGGCGCGCGTGATGGATTCGTGCCCGAATATGAAATTCATCGGAGTGCTCGCGACGGGCTACAACGTCATAGACTGCGCGCACGCGAAGGAAAGGGGCGTTATCGTCGCTAACGTCCCGACCTACGGCACCGAAGCCGTCGGACAGTTCGCGATAGCGCTGCTGCTCGAGATTTGCAGCCGCGTCGGCCATCACGACGCGAGCGTCCACGCGGGAAAGTGGCAGAGCTGCGCCGACTGGTGCTACTGGGACTACCCGCTGATAGAACTCGCGGGCAAGACCATCGGGATCATAGGCTTCGGGCGAATCGGGCGACAGACCGGGAAAATAGCGAAGGCCATCGGCATGAAGGTGCTCGCCTTCGACAGATTCGAGAACGACGAGGGCCGGGCGATAGCCGATTACGTGCAGCTCGACGAACTGCTCGGCGCGTCGGACGTCGTCGCGCTTCACTGCCCGCTGACGCCCGAGACTTCGGAAATAATCAACCGCGAGAACATAGCGAAGATGAAGGACGGCGTTATCATCATCAACAACAGCCGCGGACAGCTCGTCAACGAACGCGACTTGGCAGACGCGCTCGAAAGCGGCAAAGTCCGCGCCGCAGGGCTCGACGTCGTATCGTCCGAGCCTATCAGGGCGGACAACCCGCTCCTAACTGCGAAGAACTGCATAATAACGCCGCACATCTCGTGGGCCGCGAAGGAAAGCCGCCAGAGGATAATGGACTGCACGGCGCTGAACATAAAGGCGTTTCTCGACGGAGACCCCGTGAACGTCGTAAACGGATAG
- a CDS encoding MurR/RpiR family transcriptional regulator yields the protein MDNQFGRLRELVASAELPPKLRAAADYVINNLDECRFLTAIELANAINASYSTVIRLAKALGFGGYPEFQKFLRAAFDDSLNTINEDIVVPSQRIDEIIARGVTAPVRDVVAAHVLSNIHNTLANNPEPLFQKASGIILASDQKYIVSERGAACVASFLSLIMRQMVSHVHNYIGYSQNIFDFVSDLGPSDCVIAVSFPRYSLLTVNATEMAKSQGAKIILITDSVTSPLAHCADVVLTAQCRSSDYYNSYVAALMTAEMLCAYLSRISNYSNKELLERINAYTVKFGNF from the coding sequence ATGGATAATCAGTTTGGCAGGTTAAGGGAATTGGTAGCATCTGCGGAGCTGCCCCCAAAACTGAGGGCGGCCGCAGACTACGTAATCAACAACCTTGACGAATGCCGGTTCCTCACCGCGATAGAGCTCGCCAACGCAATAAACGCAAGCTATTCTACGGTCATCCGCCTCGCGAAGGCGCTGGGCTTCGGCGGCTATCCGGAATTTCAGAAATTTCTGCGCGCGGCGTTCGACGACAGCCTTAACACGATAAACGAAGACATCGTAGTCCCCTCGCAGAGAATCGACGAGATTATAGCGCGCGGCGTCACCGCCCCCGTGCGGGACGTCGTCGCGGCACACGTGCTTTCCAACATACACAACACTCTCGCGAACAATCCCGAGCCGCTGTTTCAAAAAGCAAGCGGTATCATCCTTGCGAGCGACCAGAAATATATAGTTTCCGAGCGCGGCGCGGCGTGCGTCGCGAGCTTCCTCAGCCTGATTATGCGCCAGATGGTCTCGCACGTACACAACTACATAGGCTACTCGCAGAACATTTTTGACTTCGTCAGCGACCTCGGCCCGAGCGACTGCGTAATCGCTGTATCGTTTCCGCGCTATTCCCTGCTGACCGTCAACGCCACGGAGATGGCGAAGTCGCAGGGGGCGAAGATAATCCTCATAACCGACTCCGTGACGAGCCCGCTCGCCCACTGCGCCGACGTCGTGCTCACGGCCCAGTGCCGGAGCAGCGACTATTACAATTCCTACGTAGCCGCTCTGATGACGGCGGAGATGCTCTGCGCGTACCTCTCGCGCATCTCCAACTATTCCAACAAAGAGTTGCTCGAACGCATCAACGCCTATACAGTCAAGTTTGGTAATTTTTAG
- a CDS encoding RraA family protein, with product MSKGCKIITNFVRPPRELVEEFRGMPVANIDDCMGRTAAMNYRIHPMNKGCLAGTAFTIKVPEGDNLMFHKAMDMAKPGDVFVIDAGGSCSRSIFGELMVSYCRARGIAGIVVDGSIRDSEAIGEMTDFPVYAAGVTPNGPYKNGPGEINTPVSVGGVVVHPGDIIVGDADGVIVIYPEDAGTVLAAVKAVKVKEAQIMKDIVEKTSYPRPWVDEKLKEIGCEII from the coding sequence ATGAGCAAAGGATGCAAAATCATAACGAATTTCGTAAGGCCGCCGAGGGAACTCGTCGAAGAGTTCCGCGGAATGCCGGTCGCCAATATCGACGACTGCATGGGACGCACCGCGGCGATGAATTACAGGATTCACCCGATGAACAAGGGCTGCCTCGCCGGCACGGCCTTCACTATCAAGGTGCCGGAGGGCGACAATCTGATGTTCCATAAGGCGATGGATATGGCGAAGCCTGGAGACGTTTTTGTGATAGACGCGGGAGGCTCGTGCAGCCGCTCCATCTTCGGCGAGCTGATGGTATCATACTGCCGCGCGCGCGGCATCGCCGGAATCGTAGTAGACGGCAGTATCCGCGACTCCGAGGCGATAGGCGAGATGACCGATTTCCCCGTCTACGCGGCGGGCGTCACGCCGAACGGCCCGTACAAGAACGGCCCCGGCGAGATAAACACGCCCGTGAGCGTGGGCGGCGTAGTCGTGCACCCCGGCGACATAATCGTCGGAGACGCCGACGGCGTGATAGTGATCTATCCCGAGGACGCCGGGACGGTGCTCGCCGCCGTGAAGGCTGTCAAGGTCAAGGAAGCGCAGATAATGAAGGACATCGTCGAAAAGACGAGCTATCCGCGCCCGTGGGTAGACGAGAAGCTCAAGGAGATAGGCTGCGAGATCATATAG